A single genomic interval of Salinigranum halophilum harbors:
- a CDS encoding SymE family type I addiction module toxin — translation MVRKKKLSPSGAKDENGEYHNVHLNLHEDELTVAGMEIGDEVFVRVRDGKIIIQKADPDDVEHDF, via the coding sequence ATGGTCCGGAAAAAGAAGCTCAGCCCGAGTGGAGCTAAAGACGAGAACGGCGAGTACCACAACGTTCACCTCAATCTCCACGAGGACGAACTCACGGTCGCGGGCATGGAGATCGGCGACGAAGTGTTCGTCCGCGTCAGAGATGGGAAAATCATCATCCAGAAAGCAGACCCGGACGACGTGGAACACGACTTCTGA
- a CDS encoding quinone-dependent dihydroorotate dehydrogenase, with product MSLYDLVRPALFALPAETAHGIGTHALSAAQGTTVERLARNRLRVDDARLATTAFGQSFPNPVGVAAGFDKNAELPRVLAALGFGHVEVGGVTAERQPGNPKPRMFRLREDRAIINRMGFNNHGADVVGERLSAATLPDVPVGLNIGKSKTTPLDEAPSDYLYTFERCGEWVDYSVVNVSSPNTPGLRELQNRAALEEIIGTLLDAGARPLLVKLSPDLPERAVEEALAVVDDLDLDGVIATNTTTSRPSSLRSPEQAERGGLSGKPIEQTSTSFVEFVARRTDVPVVGVGGISDAEGAYAKIRAGAAVVQLYTALVYEGPTVARDINRGLLDLLDRDGFDHVSEAVGVDL from the coding sequence ATGAGTCTCTACGACCTCGTCCGACCGGCACTGTTCGCCCTGCCCGCGGAGACGGCTCACGGCATCGGAACGCACGCACTGAGTGCCGCACAGGGGACGACAGTCGAGCGACTCGCTCGGAACCGTCTCCGTGTCGACGACGCGCGCCTCGCGACGACCGCCTTCGGCCAGTCATTCCCGAACCCCGTGGGCGTCGCCGCCGGCTTCGACAAGAACGCTGAACTTCCCCGGGTGCTCGCCGCGCTCGGCTTCGGTCACGTCGAGGTCGGAGGAGTGACGGCGGAGCGACAGCCGGGCAACCCGAAGCCGCGGATGTTCCGCCTCCGCGAGGACCGAGCGATCATCAACCGGATGGGGTTCAACAACCACGGGGCCGACGTCGTCGGGGAGCGCCTCTCGGCGGCCACGCTCCCGGACGTCCCCGTCGGCCTCAACATCGGGAAGTCGAAGACCACGCCCCTGGACGAGGCACCGAGCGATTATCTGTACACCTTCGAGCGCTGCGGAGAGTGGGTCGACTACAGCGTCGTCAACGTCTCCAGCCCGAACACGCCCGGCCTCCGCGAGCTACAGAACCGCGCTGCCCTCGAAGAGATCATCGGCACACTCCTCGACGCCGGCGCCCGACCACTCCTCGTGAAACTCTCGCCGGACCTCCCCGAGAGAGCGGTTGAGGAGGCGCTGGCCGTCGTGGACGACCTCGACCTCGACGGCGTCATCGCGACGAACACGACCACCTCCCGGCCGTCGAGCCTGCGCTCGCCCGAACAGGCTGAACGCGGTGGCCTCTCGGGGAAACCCATCGAACAGACCTCGACGTCGTTCGTCGAGTTCGTCGCGCGACGGACCGACGTCCCGGTCGTCGGCGTCGGCGGTATCTCGGACGCCGAGGGCGCGTACGCCAAGATTCGTGCGGGCGCGGCCGTCGTCCAACTGTACACCGCCCTCGTCTACGAGGGGCCGACCGTCGCTCGCGACATCAACCGTGGGCTCCTCGACCTCCTCGACCGCGACGGCTTCGACCACGTCTCCGAGGCGGTCGGCGTCGACCTTTAG
- a CDS encoding valine--tRNA ligase produces the protein MPSGEYDPDTVEAKWQEQWVREDTYAYDGEAVDPNTVFSIDSPPPTVSGSLHWGHVYGFTLQDFVARFNRMRGKDVFFPFGYDDNGIASERLTEDELDVRHQEYDRREFQEMCREVCQQYEAEFTEKMQSLGISIDWDETYQTISPEVQRISQLSFLDLYDQGREYRQRAPTIWCPDCETAISQVETEDDEQASHFHDIAFEVVEDDDDLPETFTISTTRPELLPACVSVFVHPDDDENQHLVGNHARIPLFGQEVPIIADERVDMETGSGLVMCCTFGDQTDIEWYQAHDLDLRIAIDESGTMTEEAGEYVGLSADEARENIVSDLDDAGALLDKRAITHTVNVHERCGTSIEFLVAEQWYIKLLDKKEEYLQAGREMDWYPEKMFTRYKNWIEGLQWDWSISRQRSSGIPFPVWYCAECDHAVMAERDQLPVDPLQDAPPVDSCPDCGHDAFVPEDDVFDTWATSSLTPLINAGWEWNPEEGRMEVEREELYPVNLRPQGHDIISFWLFHTVVKCYEHTGEVPFDSVMINGMVLDENRQKMSKSVGNIVAPDEVVEKFPVDAARYWAAGSAVGDDLPYKEKGLRAGEKLLRKLWNASKLVDSLTPDDEVQMDHDDLQELDRWMLASLDEEVAYITEKLDAYEFSKARDRLRSFFWHTFCDDYLEIAKQRIREGEDDSAAYTLQVAHRRFLKLFAPFLAHITEELWRDMYGTVGDESVHRADWPEPLGLDANVEAGETALDVVSALRRYKSDNQLSMNASLDSVKVYGDIAGFAEDIRRVMHVDELETSDEEPPIESVVTGIDLDYSLVGPEFGNQVSDIDAAIEAGEYDVVDGTLRAAGVELSAEMFTVEEERQYTGSGEMVEAEHAVVIVQ, from the coding sequence ATGCCGAGCGGAGAATACGACCCCGACACCGTCGAGGCCAAGTGGCAAGAGCAGTGGGTCCGAGAGGACACCTACGCCTACGACGGAGAGGCGGTAGACCCCAACACCGTCTTCTCCATCGACTCCCCGCCGCCGACGGTCTCGGGTAGCCTCCACTGGGGCCACGTCTACGGCTTCACGCTCCAGGACTTCGTCGCTCGGTTCAACCGCATGCGCGGGAAAGACGTCTTCTTCCCGTTCGGCTACGACGACAACGGCATCGCCTCCGAACGACTGACGGAGGACGAACTCGACGTGCGCCACCAGGAGTACGACCGGCGCGAGTTCCAGGAGATGTGCCGCGAGGTCTGCCAGCAGTACGAGGCCGAGTTCACCGAGAAGATGCAGAGCCTCGGTATCTCTATCGACTGGGACGAGACCTACCAGACCATCTCGCCGGAGGTCCAGCGCATCTCACAGCTCTCGTTCTTGGACCTCTACGACCAGGGTCGCGAGTACCGTCAGCGCGCACCCACCATCTGGTGTCCCGACTGTGAGACGGCCATCTCACAGGTCGAAACCGAGGACGACGAGCAGGCGAGTCACTTCCACGACATCGCCTTCGAGGTCGTCGAAGACGACGACGACCTGCCCGAGACGTTCACCATCTCGACGACGCGCCCCGAACTCCTCCCGGCGTGTGTCTCCGTCTTCGTCCACCCCGACGACGACGAGAACCAGCACCTCGTGGGAAACCACGCTCGGATTCCGCTCTTCGGACAGGAGGTCCCCATCATCGCCGACGAGCGCGTCGACATGGAGACCGGGTCGGGTCTCGTCATGTGCTGTACGTTCGGTGACCAGACCGACATCGAGTGGTACCAGGCGCACGACCTCGACCTCCGCATCGCTATCGACGAGTCCGGCACGATGACGGAGGAGGCCGGCGAGTACGTCGGCCTCTCCGCCGACGAGGCCCGCGAGAACATCGTCTCGGACCTCGACGACGCGGGTGCGCTCCTCGACAAGCGCGCAATCACCCACACGGTGAACGTCCACGAGCGCTGTGGGACGAGCATCGAGTTCCTCGTCGCCGAGCAGTGGTACATCAAGCTCCTCGACAAGAAAGAGGAGTACCTCCAGGCGGGACGAGAGATGGACTGGTACCCCGAGAAGATGTTCACGCGGTACAAGAACTGGATCGAGGGGCTCCAGTGGGACTGGTCCATCTCCCGACAGCGCTCGTCGGGCATCCCGTTCCCCGTCTGGTACTGCGCCGAGTGTGACCACGCGGTGATGGCCGAACGCGACCAGCTCCCGGTGGACCCCCTGCAGGACGCACCGCCGGTCGACAGCTGTCCCGACTGCGGGCACGACGCGTTCGTCCCCGAGGACGACGTCTTCGACACGTGGGCCACCTCTTCGCTCACGCCGCTCATCAACGCCGGGTGGGAGTGGAACCCCGAAGAAGGACGGATGGAGGTCGAACGCGAGGAACTGTACCCCGTCAACCTCCGGCCACAGGGTCACGACATCATCTCGTTTTGGCTCTTCCACACGGTCGTCAAGTGCTACGAACACACCGGCGAGGTGCCGTTCGACAGCGTGATGATAAACGGGATGGTCCTCGACGAGAACCGCCAAAAGATGTCGAAGTCGGTCGGGAACATCGTCGCGCCCGACGAGGTCGTCGAGAAGTTCCCGGTCGACGCCGCGCGCTACTGGGCCGCCGGAAGCGCCGTCGGCGACGACCTTCCCTACAAGGAGAAGGGACTCCGCGCGGGCGAGAAGCTCCTCCGCAAACTGTGGAACGCCTCGAAGCTCGTCGACTCGCTCACCCCCGACGACGAGGTGCAGATGGACCACGACGACTTACAGGAACTCGACCGCTGGATGCTGGCCTCGCTCGACGAGGAGGTCGCGTACATCACGGAGAAACTCGACGCGTACGAGTTCTCGAAGGCGCGCGACCGCCTCCGGAGTTTCTTCTGGCACACGTTCTGTGACGACTACCTCGAGATCGCGAAACAGCGCATCCGCGAGGGGGAAGACGACTCGGCCGCCTACACGCTCCAGGTCGCCCACCGCCGGTTCCTGAAGCTGTTCGCCCCGTTCCTCGCACACATCACCGAGGAACTGTGGCGGGACATGTACGGTACGGTGGGTGACGAGAGCGTCCACCGCGCGGACTGGCCCGAACCGCTCGGGCTCGACGCGAACGTCGAAGCGGGTGAGACGGCGCTCGACGTCGTGAGCGCGCTTCGAAGGTACAAGTCGGACAACCAGCTGTCGATGAACGCGAGCCTCGACTCGGTCAAGGTGTACGGCGATATCGCCGGCTTCGCCGAGGACATCCGGCGTGTGATGCACGTCGACGAGCTAGAAACGAGCGACGAGGAGCCACCCATCGAGTCCGTCGTGACCGGTATCGACCTCGACTACTCGCTCGTCGGCCCCGAGTTCGGGAACCAGGTGTCCGACATCGACGCCGCCATCGAGGCCGGCGAGTACGATGTCGTCGACGGGACGCTTCGAGCGGCGGGCGTCGAACTCTCCGCGGAGATGTTCACCGTCGAGGAGGAGCGACAGTACACCGGCTCGGGCGAGATGGTCGAGGCCGAGCACGCGGTCGTCATCGTCCAGTAG
- a CDS encoding trans-sulfuration enzyme family protein, with protein sequence MSRDSHFDTRSVTHGEGRRRMAAEDVVVPIHLTSTYEIDDIDPDASLEELDPDAGEYLYSRLSNPTRNALEHRLASLEGGQHAMAFASGTSAIVATVMSCVEPGGHVVAFEDLYGGTKTMLSRLFEERLGVDVSFVDARDPANVAAALTEETSLVWMETPTNPLMRLCDVGAIADLAHDVGAVLGVDNTFASPVLQRPLELGADVVVHSTTKYLNGHSDSLGGAVVTDDACLADEVGFLQQVGMGNVLSPFDAYLTLRGVKTLPLRMERHEANAGAIAEFLADHPRVTHVHYPGLDSHPQHDLAARQMDGFGGMLSFEVDSDLDGVATFLGSLTAFPLAVSLGGVESLIEHPATMTHSPLTPEDRAALGITDSLVRVSVGVENVDDLIADLDTGLAALR encoded by the coding sequence ATGTCCCGGGACTCGCACTTCGACACCCGTTCTGTGACCCACGGCGAGGGCCGTCGACGGATGGCCGCCGAGGACGTCGTCGTCCCCATCCACCTCACCTCCACGTACGAAATCGACGACATCGACCCCGACGCGAGTCTGGAAGAGCTCGACCCCGACGCCGGGGAGTACCTCTACTCGCGGCTCTCGAACCCGACCCGAAACGCACTCGAACACCGACTGGCGTCGCTCGAAGGCGGCCAGCACGCGATGGCGTTCGCCTCCGGGACCTCGGCTATCGTCGCGACCGTGATGTCCTGCGTCGAACCCGGTGGCCACGTCGTCGCGTTCGAGGACCTGTACGGGGGCACGAAGACGATGCTCTCGCGACTGTTCGAGGAGCGTTTGGGCGTCGACGTCTCGTTCGTCGACGCGCGCGACCCCGCGAACGTCGCCGCCGCGCTCACCGAGGAGACGAGCCTCGTCTGGATGGAAACTCCCACGAACCCGCTCATGCGCCTCTGCGACGTCGGGGCCATCGCGGACCTCGCCCACGACGTGGGTGCGGTGCTCGGTGTGGACAACACCTTCGCGAGTCCCGTCCTCCAGCGCCCGCTCGAACTCGGGGCCGACGTGGTCGTCCACTCCACGACGAAGTACCTCAACGGTCACTCCGACTCGCTCGGCGGGGCGGTCGTCACCGACGATGCCTGTCTCGCCGACGAGGTCGGCTTCCTCCAGCAGGTCGGCATGGGGAACGTCCTCTCGCCGTTCGACGCGTATCTCACGCTTCGCGGCGTGAAGACGCTCCCGCTCCGGATGGAGCGCCACGAGGCCAACGCGGGGGCCATCGCGGAGTTCCTCGCGGACCACCCACGCGTGACGCACGTTCACTACCCCGGGCTCGACTCGCACCCACAGCACGACCTGGCCGCGCGGCAGATGGACGGCTTCGGCGGGATGCTCTCGTTCGAGGTCGACTCGGACCTAGACGGCGTGGCGACGTTCCTCGGCTCGCTCACCGCGTTCCCGCTCGCGGTGAGTCTGGGTGGCGTGGAGAGCCTCATCGAACACCCCGCGACGATGACGCACTCGCCGCTCACGCCCGAGGACCGCGCCGCGCTCGGTATCACCGACTCGCTGGTCAGGGTGTCGGTGGGCGTCGAGAACGTCGACGACCTCATCGCCGACCTCGACACTGGACTCGCCGCACTCCGGTGA
- a CDS encoding HPP family protein: MDRQTVRPSLYAGVLLTVVGLLAWATGRPFVFPSLGPSGYVLATASSADATPRKVVGGHLLGLGAGLFTYHVLASGLLITSAVPAFSLAQLRLVASGVVAVVLTTAAMRRTGLVHPPACATTLIVALGLLSSPLEAGIVVVAVVVLVGVHATVGAPPRVSPLDPE; encoded by the coding sequence ATGGACCGCCAGACGGTACGGCCGAGCCTGTACGCCGGAGTTCTCCTCACAGTCGTCGGTCTCCTGGCGTGGGCGACCGGTCGGCCGTTCGTCTTCCCGAGCCTCGGTCCCTCCGGCTACGTGCTGGCGACCGCGTCCTCCGCGGACGCGACTCCGCGGAAGGTCGTCGGCGGGCATCTCCTCGGCCTCGGGGCCGGCCTCTTCACCTACCACGTGCTCGCGTCGGGCCTGCTCATCACGTCGGCGGTTCCTGCCTTTTCGCTCGCACAACTCAGGCTGGTCGCCAGCGGCGTCGTCGCCGTTGTCCTCACCACCGCAGCCATGCGCCGGACCGGTCTCGTCCATCCCCCCGCCTGTGCGACGACACTCATCGTCGCCCTCGGGTTGCTCTCGTCGCCCCTCGAGGCGGGAATCGTCGTCGTCGCCGTCGTGGTCCTCGTGGGGGTCCACGCGACGGTCGGTGCTCCCCCGAGAGTATCCCCGCTCGACCCGGAGTGA
- the pheT gene encoding phenylalanine--tRNA ligase subunit beta encodes MPVVDVSLEELQRLTGEEKSEEAFKDDLFALGLEYEGETEDGKMQLEFGPDRLDRLSVEGVARSLRYQYGSDRGVAIPKTNDADWTIEVDSSVPEERPYVTGAVVRGVDLDEAGLDSLIQLQEKLHATMGRKRAKGAIGIHDLAMLKGEVLTDEGGDNTITYRGVAPDGDRFVALDSNDELTPQEVLEQHPTGKTYADLVSEYNRYPAIYDELGLFSFPPVINGRRTEVDTDSRDLLVELTGTDQWTIDRMCTIICYALSARGATIEQVEVAYADEARAPDDGAHLVRPDFSVDEKTVSHDRIESVLGVDLDSEEVVDLFERSGLDATYTLGDEVAYDVEVPPYRVDVLHPLDLIDDVGRAYGFNELEPTYPDVSTVGGRHDRSRLENAARASLVGLGFEDLLNFHMISEGENYDRMRLTEGDDALGGQEAVSITEPYSEDYTMLRTWALPSLMMVLENNTHRSYPQDLAEIGLVAHVDAAESTHVRESRHVAGVLARYDATYEDAKARLAALCRDFDADLETPATEHPSFIPGRAADVVIDGESVGVVGEFHPEVLVEHDLELPVAGFEFALDALQ; translated from the coding sequence ATGCCCGTCGTCGACGTCTCCCTCGAGGAACTGCAGCGGCTCACCGGCGAGGAGAAGAGCGAAGAGGCGTTCAAAGACGACCTGTTCGCACTCGGCCTGGAGTACGAGGGCGAGACCGAAGACGGGAAGATGCAACTGGAGTTCGGTCCCGACCGACTCGACCGGCTCTCGGTCGAGGGTGTCGCACGGTCGCTGCGGTACCAGTACGGAAGCGACAGAGGCGTCGCGATTCCGAAGACGAACGACGCCGACTGGACCATCGAGGTGGACTCGTCCGTCCCCGAGGAACGTCCCTACGTCACGGGTGCCGTCGTCAGAGGGGTCGACCTCGACGAGGCCGGCCTCGACTCGCTCATCCAACTCCAGGAGAAACTCCACGCGACGATGGGTCGCAAGCGCGCCAAAGGCGCGATCGGTATCCACGACCTCGCGATGCTGAAGGGTGAAGTCCTCACCGACGAGGGCGGGGACAACACCATCACGTACAGGGGAGTCGCGCCGGACGGCGACCGCTTCGTCGCGCTCGACTCGAACGACGAACTCACGCCGCAGGAAGTCCTCGAACAGCACCCGACGGGGAAGACGTACGCCGACCTCGTGAGTGAGTACAACCGCTACCCGGCCATCTACGACGAACTCGGCCTCTTCTCGTTCCCGCCGGTCATCAACGGCCGTCGGACCGAGGTCGACACCGACTCGCGTGACCTGCTCGTCGAACTCACGGGGACCGACCAGTGGACCATCGACCGGATGTGTACCATCATCTGCTACGCGCTCTCCGCACGCGGGGCGACCATCGAACAGGTCGAAGTCGCGTACGCGGACGAGGCCCGGGCACCCGACGACGGTGCCCACCTCGTCCGTCCGGACTTCTCGGTCGACGAGAAGACGGTCTCACACGACCGCATCGAATCGGTCCTCGGGGTCGACCTCGACAGCGAGGAGGTCGTCGACCTCTTCGAGCGCTCGGGGCTCGACGCGACGTACACCCTCGGCGACGAGGTGGCGTACGACGTGGAGGTTCCGCCCTACCGGGTCGACGTCCTCCACCCGCTCGACCTCATCGACGACGTGGGCCGCGCGTACGGCTTCAACGAACTGGAGCCGACGTACCCCGACGTCTCGACCGTCGGCGGACGCCACGACCGCTCCCGCCTCGAGAACGCCGCCCGCGCGTCGCTCGTGGGACTCGGCTTCGAGGACCTGCTGAACTTCCACATGATCTCTGAGGGAGAGAACTACGACCGGATGCGCCTCACCGAGGGCGACGACGCCCTCGGCGGACAGGAGGCGGTGAGCATCACCGAACCGTACAGCGAGGACTACACCATGCTTCGGACGTGGGCGCTCCCCTCGCTGATGATGGTGCTCGAGAACAACACCCACCGGTCGTACCCGCAGGACCTCGCCGAAATCGGCCTCGTCGCCCACGTCGACGCCGCCGAGTCGACGCACGTCCGCGAGTCCAGACACGTCGCCGGTGTCCTGGCCCGGTACGACGCGACCTACGAGGACGCGAAGGCCCGTCTCGCTGCGCTCTGCCGCGACTTCGACGCTGACCTCGAAACCCCGGCGACCGAGCATCCGTCGTTCATCCCCGGTCGCGCTGCCGACGTCGTCATCGACGGCGAGTCGGTGGGTGTCGTCGGCGAGTTCCACCCCGAAGTGCTGGTCGAACACGACCTCGAACTTCCCGTCGCCGGGTTCGAGTTCGCGCTGGACGCGCTGCAGTAG
- the pheS gene encoding phenylalanine--tRNA ligase subunit alpha, translating into MTRTLPEAQHAVLTTASADDAQTIDDLADATALKPETVTGAAFELEAAGLVAVDEAVVVDYTLTDEGERYVDEGLPEVRLYRAAVDAGAHDEPVSMGQVIGASGLDGGAVDVALANLARKGYGTIESGQLSADDADPDADAEAAALAALHDDGDVDGVDADVLDQLESRNLVERHERTVRSVTLTDAGVDAVMLEGVEVAETVDRLTPEMLTSGEWRDVEFTAYNVEADAPEHRGGKTHILRQTAERVKDVLVGMGFEEMDGPHADAEFWINDCLFMPQDHPARTHWDQFALDVPPMRELPEDLVARVEDAHRNGEGEDGDGYHSPWTEDVAREVDLRGHTTSLSMRYLSGHEVGELEPPQRYFSVEKVYRNDTLDPTHLLEFFQIEGWVMAEDLSVRDLMGTFTEFYSQFGITDIQFKPHYNPYTEPSFELFGRHPETDELIEIGNSGMFRDEVLRPLGVECDVMAWGLALERLLMLMYGFDDIRDVHGTLCDLDLLRETEVLH; encoded by the coding sequence ATGACACGCACACTCCCGGAAGCCCAGCACGCGGTCCTCACGACCGCGTCGGCAGACGACGCACAGACCATCGACGACCTCGCCGACGCGACGGCGCTGAAGCCCGAGACCGTCACCGGCGCGGCCTTCGAACTCGAAGCGGCGGGGCTCGTCGCCGTCGACGAAGCAGTCGTCGTCGACTACACGCTCACGGACGAGGGCGAACGGTACGTCGACGAGGGCCTCCCCGAGGTCCGCCTCTACCGCGCCGCCGTCGACGCGGGTGCCCATGACGAGCCCGTCTCGATGGGGCAGGTCATCGGCGCTTCGGGGCTCGACGGGGGCGCGGTCGACGTCGCGCTCGCCAACCTCGCCCGCAAGGGGTACGGTACCATCGAGAGCGGGCAGCTCTCGGCCGACGACGCGGACCCCGACGCCGACGCCGAGGCGGCCGCGCTCGCGGCTCTCCACGACGACGGCGATGTCGACGGCGTCGACGCCGACGTGCTCGACCAGCTTGAGTCCCGCAACCTCGTCGAGCGACACGAGCGCACCGTCCGTTCCGTGACCCTGACCGACGCCGGTGTCGACGCCGTCATGCTGGAGGGCGTCGAGGTCGCGGAGACGGTCGACCGACTCACGCCCGAGATGCTGACCTCCGGCGAGTGGCGCGACGTGGAGTTCACCGCCTACAACGTCGAGGCCGACGCGCCCGAACACCGAGGCGGGAAGACCCACATCCTCAGGCAGACCGCCGAACGCGTCAAGGACGTCCTGGTGGGGATGGGCTTCGAGGAGATGGACGGCCCGCACGCCGACGCGGAGTTCTGGATCAACGACTGCCTGTTCATGCCTCAGGACCACCCCGCCCGCACCCACTGGGACCAGTTCGCCCTCGACGTGCCGCCGATGCGAGAGCTCCCCGAGGACCTGGTCGCCCGGGTCGAAGACGCCCACCGCAACGGCGAGGGCGAGGACGGCGACGGCTATCACTCCCCGTGGACCGAGGACGTGGCGCGGGAGGTCGACCTCCGCGGGCACACCACGTCGCTGTCGATGCGGTATCTCTCGGGACACGAGGTCGGGGAACTGGAGCCGCCACAACGATATTTCTCCGTCGAGAAAGTATACAGAAACGATACGCTGGACCCGACACACCTCCTCGAGTTCTTCCAGATCGAAGGGTGGGTGATGGCCGAGGACCTCTCCGTGCGGGACCTGATGGGCACGTTCACCGAGTTCTACAGCCAGTTCGGCATCACCGACATCCAGTTCAAACCGCACTACAACCCCTACACGGAGCCGTCGTTCGAGCTGTTCGGCCGACACCCCGAGACGGACGAACTCATCGAAATCGGCAACTCGGGAATGTTCCGCGACGAGGTGCTTCGGCCACTCGGTGTCGAGTGCGACGTGATGGCCTGGGGGCTCGCGCTGGAACGCCTGTTGATGCTCATGTACGGCTTCGACGACATCCGCGACGTGCACGGGACGCTGTGTGACCTCGACCTGCTGCGAGAGACGGAGGTGCTTCACTGA
- a CDS encoding CBS domain-containing protein: MTLKDVAIRGVETAGPDASVAVLVNTMDEKGVGSVVITEANRVVGIVTDRDIALTMARESDPTALTAADVMTAEPLTMPSSAGLLELTERMDVEGVRRVPIVDDNGIIVGIVTLDDLVRLLSVELDHLAAIIEAESP; encoded by the coding sequence ATGACACTGAAAGACGTCGCCATCAGAGGCGTCGAGACGGCAGGACCGGACGCCAGCGTGGCCGTGTTGGTGAACACGATGGACGAGAAGGGCGTCGGGAGCGTCGTCATCACCGAGGCGAACCGCGTCGTGGGAATCGTCACCGACCGCGACATCGCGCTGACGATGGCTCGTGAGTCCGACCCGACGGCGCTCACCGCCGCGGACGTGATGACGGCCGAACCCCTGACGATGCCCTCCAGCGCCGGCCTGCTCGAACTCACCGAACGGATGGACGTCGAGGGCGTCCGCCGGGTCCCCATCGTCGACGACAACGGCATCATCGTCGGCATCGTCACGCTCGACGACCTCGTCCGCCTCCTGTCGGTGGAACTGGACCACCTCGCCGCGATCATCGAGGCCGAATCACCCTGA
- a CDS encoding NAD(P)/FAD-dependent oxidoreductase yields the protein MRVVVCGGGIVGLAAAYSLARRGAEVTVCEAGALGSGNTDRSAGGIRAQFSTPVNVDLSLASMAVWDSFEERFGVDIAYRRSGYLFLARTAETAAQFRDQVRMQNDRGVPSEFLSPAAAREHCPELRAEAFVGATYSPTDGFADPHLALQGFSQAAREAGADIRTKTPITAVDVTETGDAVTADVRVEAGGETLDADVFVNAAGAWARRIGGLYGVDLPIAPRRRQVAVVAPETPVPESVPLTIDLETGSYFRPEREGQALVGGHFSDEDPDVDPDDYDTGMDLDWAVDAVEHAGRVARYFGPDSGIVRGWAGLYAVTPDHHPVIELSKPGVVTAGGFSGHGFQHSPATGRLVAELCLDGEASLLDVSSLSRERFARGTDVDERNVA from the coding sequence GTGCGCGTCGTCGTCTGCGGCGGTGGCATCGTCGGCCTCGCCGCCGCCTACTCGCTGGCTCGCCGCGGCGCGGAAGTGACCGTCTGTGAGGCCGGGGCACTCGGCAGCGGCAACACCGACCGCTCTGCCGGCGGCATCCGCGCGCAGTTCTCGACGCCCGTGAACGTCGACCTCTCGCTCGCCTCGATGGCGGTCTGGGACTCCTTCGAGGAACGGTTCGGTGTCGACATCGCCTACCGTCGCTCGGGATATCTCTTCCTCGCTCGCACCGCAGAGACCGCCGCGCAGTTTCGCGACCAGGTGCGGATGCAGAACGACCGGGGCGTCCCGAGCGAGTTCCTCTCGCCCGCCGCAGCGCGGGAACACTGCCCCGAACTCCGGGCCGAGGCGTTCGTCGGTGCGACGTACTCGCCCACGGACGGCTTCGCCGACCCCCACCTCGCACTGCAGGGCTTCTCGCAGGCCGCGCGGGAGGCCGGCGCGGACATCCGGACGAAGACGCCCATCACGGCCGTCGATGTCACCGAGACCGGTGACGCGGTGACGGCGGACGTGCGGGTCGAGGCCGGGGGCGAGACGCTCGACGCCGACGTGTTCGTCAACGCGGCGGGCGCGTGGGCCCGGCGGATCGGCGGCCTGTACGGCGTCGACCTACCAATCGCCCCACGTCGGCGGCAGGTCGCCGTCGTGGCACCGGAGACGCCGGTTCCCGAGTCCGTCCCGCTCACCATCGACCTCGAGACGGGGTCGTACTTCCGCCCCGAGCGGGAGGGACAGGCGCTCGTCGGCGGGCACTTTTCGGACGAGGACCCGGACGTCGACCCCGACGACTACGACACGGGCATGGACCTCGACTGGGCGGTCGACGCCGTCGAACACGCCGGGCGCGTGGCTCGCTACTTCGGGCCGGACTCCGGAATCGTCCGGGGGTGGGCCGGTCTGTACGCCGTCACGCCCGACCACCACCCCGTCATCGAGCTATCGAAGCCCGGTGTCGTGACGGCCGGGGGGTTCTCGGGCCACGGGTTCCAGCACTCGCCCGCGACGGGCAGACTCGTCGCCGAACTCTGTCTCGACGGCGAGGCGTCGCTCCTCGACGTCTCTTCGCTCTCCCGTGAGCGGTTCGCCCGCGGTACCGACGTGGACGAACGGAACGTCGCCTGA